From a single Gimesia fumaroli genomic region:
- a CDS encoding Minf_1886 family protein, with product MTSATNLSQPKLQYHPNAYDFVFEALQQAQEIYARSVTNETEQEESHVSGQELLEGVRTLALKQFGLMTLTVFKQWGVHATKDFGKMVFEMIEHGRMRKTENDRLEDFVDLYDFEQAFDTDYVIDTSQVFNRSTAEQA from the coding sequence ATGACATCTGCCACAAATCTGTCCCAACCAAAATTGCAGTATCACCCCAATGCATACGACTTTGTATTTGAAGCGTTACAGCAGGCGCAAGAAATTTATGCACGCTCAGTCACGAATGAAACTGAGCAGGAAGAATCGCATGTTTCCGGCCAGGAACTTCTGGAAGGCGTCCGGACTCTTGCTCTAAAACAGTTTGGCCTGATGACACTGACTGTCTTTAAACAGTGGGGAGTTCATGCTACAAAAGACTTCGGCAAGATGGTCTTTGAAATGATTGAGCATGGCAGAATGCGCAAAACAGAAAATGATCGACTGGAAGATTTCGTTGATCTGTATGATTTCGAACAGGCCTTCGATACTGACTATGTGATCGATACGAGCCAGGTTTTCAATCGCAGTACTGCAGAGCAGGCTTAA
- a CDS encoding lipoyl(octanoyl) transferase LipB, which yields MNTKQPFIQHAHHQDRTMKVYMLGCVDFDSLLTLQERALQELRRDQSESAVLFVCEHPPLITIGREGSHAQLVDSHQEFKSGQIETRWVNRGGGAIFHAPGQLAVYPVLPLKQLGIGLQEYKQGLEQAIIAMAAEQSVEAQVQPDSEGISSRCGQFACLGAAIKSWISYYGFYINVSPDMKLLRLVDSNRYDHRLTSLSATLTREASMSSVRESIVRNLVSRFGYRDTPVFTRHPLLNRVKKKVYVHT from the coding sequence ATGAATACCAAGCAGCCCTTTATTCAACACGCACATCATCAAGATCGAACGATGAAAGTCTATATGCTGGGCTGTGTTGATTTTGATTCGCTGCTGACATTACAGGAACGTGCTTTACAGGAACTGCGTCGAGATCAAAGTGAGTCAGCCGTGCTTTTCGTTTGTGAACACCCACCGCTGATTACAATCGGACGTGAAGGAAGCCACGCCCAACTGGTGGATTCCCACCAGGAGTTCAAATCGGGCCAAATCGAAACCCGCTGGGTGAACCGCGGTGGCGGCGCCATCTTCCATGCACCGGGACAACTGGCAGTATACCCCGTTCTCCCCTTAAAACAGTTGGGAATTGGACTTCAGGAGTATAAGCAGGGACTGGAACAGGCGATCATAGCGATGGCCGCCGAGCAAAGCGTAGAAGCACAGGTCCAACCCGATTCCGAAGGAATTTCCAGTCGTTGTGGGCAGTTTGCCTGTCTGGGGGCTGCGATCAAATCCTGGATTTCTTACTATGGGTTCTATATTAATGTTTCACCAGACATGAAATTACTGCGCCTGGTTGACTCCAATCGATACGATCATCGCCTGACATCGCTGTCCGCCACGCTGACGCGCGAGGCCAGTATGAGTTCTGTTCGCGAAAGTATTGTGCGGAACCTTGTTTCGCGGTTCGGATATCGGGATACCCCTGTTTTCACACGACACCCCTTATTGAATAGAGTGAAGAAAAAAGTTTATGTCCACACTTAA
- a CDS encoding lipoyl domain-containing protein encodes MTTPIIVPALGTVNQRLTVSLWLTRVGEQVSAGDRVVELLMPGVTFDIESPCTGTVIACECQPGTEVEEGTVLGWIDPAVTAESEQER; translated from the coding sequence ATGACGACCCCGATCATTGTTCCTGCATTAGGCACTGTGAACCAACGTTTGACAGTGAGTTTATGGCTCACGCGAGTAGGAGAGCAGGTTTCTGCTGGAGATCGTGTTGTCGAACTGTTGATGCCGGGAGTGACCTTTGACATTGAGTCTCCCTGTACGGGAACCGTCATCGCCTGTGAGTGTCAGCCAGGTACTGAAGTTGAGGAAGGCACGGTGTTAGGCTGGATTGATCCTGCTGTCACAGCTGAGTCTGAGCAGGAACGTTGA
- the holB gene encoding DNA polymerase III subunit delta', whose product MTTDQIRGHQPILEMLQRALSRGRLPHALLFAGDAGIGKKRVALSLAQCLFCDQTSADELTSCGECASCKQMVAGTHPDLISVECPPDKAILPLSLIIGGDDHRGREGVCYEMSLRPMVGDRRIAIIDDADKMNAESANALLKTLEEPSANYLMILIASELDAILPTIRSRCQLMRFGRLSQEDVADLLIEQQLLDSAEQASQIARVSEGSLNTARQLLDENLAALRVNITRILGKHPFQPQVFSQAVMQAIDDVGGNTAAQRKTANWIIKFCADFYHQALQIAAGCNSGLESDSIRKFVAGIPGEPEDQIEIIGNLLDRMLQTEEEIARNATIALCIESLSEDLRGIQMK is encoded by the coding sequence ATGACAACCGATCAAATCCGAGGTCATCAACCGATACTGGAAATGCTGCAACGTGCATTATCTCGAGGCCGCCTGCCGCACGCACTCCTGTTTGCCGGAGATGCCGGAATTGGTAAAAAACGAGTCGCCTTATCTCTGGCACAATGTTTGTTTTGTGATCAAACATCAGCAGACGAGTTGACGAGCTGCGGCGAATGTGCTTCCTGTAAGCAGATGGTGGCAGGAACTCATCCCGATTTGATTTCGGTCGAGTGCCCGCCCGATAAAGCCATTTTGCCGTTGAGCTTGATCATCGGTGGGGATGACCACCGCGGCCGTGAAGGCGTTTGTTATGAGATGTCATTACGCCCGATGGTCGGAGATCGACGGATAGCCATCATCGATGATGCAGACAAAATGAACGCAGAGAGTGCCAACGCGTTGCTTAAAACGCTCGAAGAACCGTCTGCCAACTATTTGATGATTTTGATCGCCAGCGAATTGGATGCGATCCTGCCGACGATTCGATCCCGCTGCCAGCTGATGCGATTCGGACGACTGTCACAAGAGGATGTCGCTGATTTACTCATCGAACAACAATTACTTGATTCTGCAGAACAGGCAAGCCAGATTGCCCGAGTCTCGGAAGGCTCACTGAACACCGCCAGGCAGCTTCTGGACGAAAATCTGGCAGCACTGCGGGTAAATATCACCCGTATCCTCGGCAAACATCCTTTCCAGCCCCAGGTATTTTCGCAGGCCGTCATGCAAGCCATTGACGATGTCGGAGGGAATACGGCGGCACAACGGAAAACAGCGAATTGGATCATTAAATTTTGCGCTGATTTTTATCATCAGGCATTGCAGATTGCCGCTGGCTGCAATTCGGGCTTAGAGTCTGACTCTATCAGAAAATTTGTTGCCGGGATTCCAGGAGAACCGGAAGACCAGATCGAAATAATCGGAAATCTGCTGGATCGCATGCTGCAGACGGAAGAAGAAATTGCTAGAAACGCCACGATCGCACTCTGTATTGAAAGCTTGAGCGAAGATCTAAGAGGTATACAGATGAAATAA
- the lipA gene encoding lipoyl synthase, giving the protein MSTLNILTDTQPAPRQRLPKWLKRPLPKPGMSFTSNVIDDLNLVTVCESAKCPNRTECWSHKTATLMILGNVCTRPCGFCSIAKGKTETVQIDEPERVAEAAARLGLEHVVITSVTRDDLPDGGAEHFYNCILAVRERTGADIEVLTPDFRGDRAAIHRVTEARPDVFNHNTETVPRLYHRVRRNAVYQRTLDLLIQVKETDPSIITKSGLMLGLGETREEVLEVCADLRATGCDMITIGQYLQPTPENLPVERFLPPEEFDEVGDQVRAMGFKLVASGPFVRSSYNAGEMAAVLGNDS; this is encoded by the coding sequence ATGTCCACACTTAATATTCTGACAGACACTCAACCTGCTCCACGACAGCGGCTCCCCAAGTGGCTGAAACGGCCACTTCCCAAACCGGGAATGTCATTTACCAGTAATGTGATCGACGATTTAAATTTGGTCACCGTTTGTGAAAGCGCCAAGTGCCCAAACCGCACGGAATGCTGGTCTCACAAAACGGCAACATTGATGATTCTGGGCAATGTCTGCACGCGGCCTTGCGGTTTCTGCTCGATTGCGAAGGGAAAAACCGAGACCGTTCAGATTGATGAGCCGGAACGCGTCGCGGAAGCAGCGGCTCGGCTGGGGCTGGAACATGTTGTGATCACATCCGTCACACGGGATGACTTACCCGATGGCGGTGCTGAGCATTTTTATAACTGCATCCTGGCAGTCCGAGAGCGCACCGGAGCCGACATCGAAGTTTTAACACCCGATTTCCGCGGCGATCGCGCGGCCATCCATCGAGTCACCGAAGCGCGCCCTGACGTATTCAATCACAATACCGAAACGGTCCCTCGGCTCTATCACCGGGTCCGTCGCAATGCCGTGTATCAGCGAACCCTGGATTTGCTGATTCAAGTCAAAGAAACAGATCCGTCCATCATCACCAAAAGCGGGTTGATGCTGGGACTGGGTGAGACAAGAGAAGAAGTGCTGGAAGTCTGTGCCGACCTGCGGGCCACCGGCTGTGATATGATTACAATCGGACAATATCTGCAACCAACGCCTGAGAATTTACCGGTCGAACGATTTCTTCCGCCGGAAGAATTTGATGAAGTCGGCGATCAGGTCCGGGCAATGGGCTTTAAACTGGTTGCCAGTGGACCGTTTGTTCGCTCCAGCTACAATGCAGGCGAAATGGCGGCTGTACTGGGAAATGATTCCTGA
- a CDS encoding PSP1 domain-containing protein, whose amino-acid sequence MNTEVSGYIVRYGSTRLIGEFTFKGQAELPRNATVIIKSDRGHEWGEVLSPATERVRSFMKTSDPTGRIIRLVTDDDYRTRDQNRHEERKEFQGCQELVNEHKLQMQLVDVEHLFGGERVIFYYLAEKRVDFRELVKALARKYRSRIEMRQIGVRDEAKLLADYGDCGKTVCCGTHLTEMPPVSMKMAKLQKTSLDPNKLSGRCGRLKCCLRYEYDTYRNYKKELPPIGSTVITIQGEGKVTNQEILSECVQVVYPDSRKTIVHRKEILEVIKKKKGETPTNQ is encoded by the coding sequence ATGAATACCGAAGTATCAGGTTATATTGTTCGCTACGGTTCGACGCGACTGATTGGCGAATTTACTTTCAAAGGCCAGGCCGAACTCCCCCGCAACGCCACTGTGATTATCAAAAGTGATCGCGGCCACGAATGGGGTGAGGTCCTCTCGCCAGCGACGGAGCGAGTCCGTTCGTTTATGAAAACATCTGATCCGACAGGACGCATTATCCGCCTGGTCACAGACGATGATTATCGTACTCGCGACCAGAACCGTCATGAAGAACGAAAAGAATTCCAGGGATGCCAGGAACTGGTGAATGAACACAAACTGCAAATGCAGCTAGTGGATGTCGAACATCTTTTCGGCGGTGAACGGGTCATTTTTTATTATCTCGCTGAAAAACGTGTCGACTTTCGCGAGCTGGTAAAAGCACTGGCCCGTAAATATCGCTCGCGGATTGAAATGCGGCAGATTGGTGTTCGCGATGAAGCCAAGCTACTGGCCGACTATGGCGATTGTGGCAAAACCGTTTGCTGTGGTACGCACCTGACAGAAATGCCCCCGGTCTCCATGAAAATGGCCAAGCTGCAGAAAACATCGCTGGATCCGAATAAACTATCAGGACGATGCGGGCGACTCAAATGCTGTTTGCGCTACGAGTATGATACGTATCGAAACTATAAGAAAGAACTGCCCCCCATTGGCTCAACCGTGATCACCATACAGGGCGAAGGCAAAGTGACGAATCAGGAAATTCTTTCTGAATGTGTGCAAGTGGTCTATCCGGACTCACGAAAGACAATTGTCCATAGAAAAGAGATTCTGGAAGTCATCAAAAAGAAAAAAGGAGAAACTCCTACGAATCAATGA